The following coding sequences are from one Enterococcus sp. 4G2_DIV0659 window:
- a CDS encoding ABC transporter permease — protein MNNRSERLRNILVPVLSVLLGFILGAIIMLISGQDPIIGYQAMLKTAFLNPKSIGEIFVTAAPLILTALGFAVANAAGFFNIGLSGQALCGWVASIWVALSMPDAPRMVVLPLAVLTGALAGALAAAIPGLLRAFFGTSEVIVTIMLNYVFLYTSTHIVNNVMSESVLGTNKGVTKIIGENASLRNDFLKEMTNGSRLNGGIFLAVIFLVLIWFMMKKTTLGYEIRSVGLNPFASEYAGMSSKRTIVMSMVISGTLAGLGGVVLGLGTFGNFFVQGSSLSIGFDGMAISLLGAGSSVGIFLSAILFSVLKLGGQGMPLRAGVPIELVDVVIASIIFFIAISYLIRFLLAKASGSKKEVAVVEELAGKSDPTSQEGGKI, from the coding sequence TTGAATAATCGATCAGAAAGACTACGTAATATTTTAGTCCCTGTTTTATCAGTATTGTTAGGATTTATTCTTGGTGCAATTATTATGCTTATTTCTGGACAAGACCCAATTATCGGTTATCAAGCAATGTTAAAAACAGCATTCTTAAATCCTAAAAGTATCGGTGAGATTTTTGTAACAGCTGCACCATTGATTTTAACGGCACTGGGTTTTGCTGTAGCAAATGCAGCTGGATTTTTTAACATCGGACTTTCAGGGCAAGCGTTATGTGGCTGGGTAGCCAGTATTTGGGTAGCATTGTCGATGCCTGATGCTCCGCGCATGGTTGTTTTGCCTCTAGCAGTACTTACAGGTGCGTTGGCGGGTGCGTTGGCGGCAGCAATTCCTGGATTATTGCGTGCCTTCTTTGGCACAAGTGAAGTAATCGTTACGATTATGTTGAACTATGTTTTTCTTTATACAAGTACTCACATTGTGAATAATGTCATGTCTGAAAGTGTCTTAGGAACAAATAAAGGTGTGACTAAGATCATCGGAGAAAATGCCAGTCTGAGAAATGATTTTTTGAAAGAAATGACGAATGGTTCGCGTTTAAATGGCGGGATTTTTCTTGCAGTTATTTTCTTAGTACTGATTTGGTTTATGATGAAAAAAACTACGTTAGGATACGAAATTCGCTCGGTCGGGTTGAATCCCTTTGCTTCTGAATATGCTGGAATGAGTAGCAAACGTACGATTGTAATGTCAATGGTTATTTCAGGAACATTAGCAGGCTTAGGCGGCGTGGTTCTTGGACTGGGAACATTTGGGAATTTCTTTGTTCAAGGTTCATCATTAAGTATTGGGTTTGACGGAATGGCTATTTCATTACTTGGTGCAGGAAGTTCAGTCGGAATATTCCTATCTGCGATTTTGTTTAGCGTATTAAAACTCGGTGGTCAAGGAATGCCTCTTCGTGCGGGGGTGCCAATTGAACTTGTAGATGTGGTTATTGCTTCGATTATTTTCTTTATTGCCATTAGTTACCTTATTCGCTTCTTATTGGCAAAAGCTTCTGGCAGTAAAAAAGAAGTTGCCGTGGTTGAAGAATTGGCAGGAAAATCAGATCCGACGAGTCAAGAAGGAGGAAAAATCTAA